The segment CTGGCGGCGCCCGGCGCGGAGCAGATATAAGGCGCGCGGCGGCGCCGGGGCGCACCAGTCCGCGGAGGGCGCGCCAGGCACGGCAGCCTCCCCGCTCCGCTGCGCCGCGCTCTTGGATAACTTGCTGCTCGCCGGCTTCAACATGACTCTGGAAGAGATCCGCGGTCAGGACACAGTTCCGGAGAGCACGGCCAGGTGGGTCCACGCCCGGCGCCGGCGTCTGGGGCGCGGGGCTCGTGGCCCCGAGGTGGGAGCAGCGGGAGACGCGGCAGCGGCGCGGCGGCCTGGGGTGGCGGGGCCGgtggccggggcgcggggcgcacgCCGCAGGGGTGTGTGGTGCGGGGAGACGCGTGGCCGGGGCGCCCCAGGGGTGTCCCCCGAGTCCGGGACTCCCtgccgggccgggcccggggcctggggacGCCGCGGCGCCCTGCCTTGGACTGGCCGGCTCACGGCGCGGTTCTTTCGCAGGATGCAGGGCGCGGGCAAAGCGCTGCAGGAGCTGCTGCTGTCGGCGCAGCGCCAGGGCTGTCTCACCGCCGGTGTTTACGAGTCCGCCAAAGTCCTGAACGTGTGAGTACAgacgccgggccgggcggggggcggcggcgggggggccTCGGCGCTGCGCCCGGGCGGCCCTGACCtcgcccccgcctcccctctgTGCGCGCAGGGACCCGGACAACGTGACCTTTTGCGTGCTGGCGGCCGACGAGGAGGACGAGGGCGACATCGCGCTGCAGATCCACTTCACGCTGATCCAGGCGTTCTGCTGCGAGAACGATATCGACATCGTGCGCGTGGGCGACGTGCAGCGCCTCGCGGCGATCGTGGGCGCGGGCGACGAGGCGGGCGCGCCGGGGGACCTGCACTGCATCCTCATCTCGGTGAGTAGTGTCgcctccccgccgcgcccccgggtCGCCTCCCGCCTGCGCCCCGCAGCCGCgctcaccccgccccctcccggtgCTCTCGCTGCAGAACCCCAATGAGGACGCGTGGAAGGACCCGGCCCTGGAGAAGCTCAGCCTGTTCTGTGAAGAGAGCCGCAGCGTCAACGACTGGGTGCCCAGCATCACCCTCCCCGAGTGACCGCCCGGCGCGGGCCCTTGGTCTGATCGACGTGGCGACGCCCCCGGGGCGCCGAGCGCGGCTGGCTCTGTGGATGCGCCCCCCGGAGGGCGCCGGAGTGCGGCGTTGGAGACTGGCCGGCGGCGCCGCGTGGACCGCGAGCAGAGAGGAGGTGCCGGCTCGGGCCGAGGGGGGCCTGGCGGCTGCAGGGACGCGCCGGCCCGGAGGGAGCCGAGGACTGCGCCGATGGTCGGGGAGCGGCTGCCGGAGGCGGAGACGTTGGCCCTGGGGCCGGGAAGGACAGCCGTGCCGGGCAGGCGGGCGTGACTCAGCAGCCTGCGCTCCCGGCACCCTGGAGGGGCCGGCGGGGCCGAGCCGCTGCTGCACTTGGTCCAGTGGCCGGAGCTCGACGGACGCAGCAGCCTGCACCACGGCCGCCCAGCGAGGATGCTGCTGCCGAAGCCTTGAGTTGCACAATAAACTTCATTGAGCCGAATCTTTTCTCTTTATTGAAGGGGCAgcggcggggggtgcggggggtgtcGGGGAGCGGGGGGAAGTTAGCGGGGTTCCCCAGGATCGGCTGCAAGGCCGAGCAGGCACCTGTTACCGCCCGGCCCGGCTGGGCTGGAGCAAGTTccccgggcgcggggcccggtgggggaggggacgcCTGCGAGCTGCAGTCAGGCGCTCCGGTTTCTCTCCTTTTAGGAAGATCTTTCAAACTTAGCAGGCAGGAGCAGAGCGGAGATAAGACATCAGAGCGGCCCCCGGAGTCTGGCCCTCCAGCCCGATAAgggcggcccctccctccctcccccggggCTGCCCGCAGCCCCCCTCCTCTTGACAGCTGCTTATCGAGCAGCTTGCAGGATGCAGGCAGCCTTCCTGCACAATGAggggccctgcctgcagcccagcCTTTTGTGGGCCCCTCGGTGAGGACCCCAGCCCACATCTCTCGGGAACCTTGCTTCCTCTTAAAGGATGGGGGCTCGGGCGCTGGCGAGGCGTGAGTGCTGTGTATGACATGATGACTGTTGACGTGAGTCACCGCTCTGTGACGGTGGTGATGGCACCCAGCGACACAAATAGGGATGAGCAATCCGTGGGGGGCCGCACCTGGGGGCTCTCTGCCCACATCGGGGCCACGGCCGTCTGTCCCCTTCAAGGCTTAGGGGAGAAGAGCCTGGAAATCTCTCAAGACCACAAGAGGGATCAGGGAGCTATTTGCAAACTTCCCTGGTCCCCTGGCCCTTTGCACGAAGCAAGCTccgacccctcccccaccagctctCCTAATTGCACTCTTACTGTCCCTGAAACGGCTCCTCCCATCACCCATTTTGGGAAACCCTGACCTCAGGGGTAATGTCTCCAGTGAATTCATCTTTTTTATTAGCCCAATATGTGTTCCTTTCGCCACCGGGCCAGAGCCACTGTtcctgcaggggcaggggtgggggaggggaactgcTGTgcaggttttgtttttgctggttttggctttggggcttcatgccgcggtgctcagggaccactccccgGGGACATGTGGTGTGTGTCGGGAGCACCGATGGAAACCGAGCCCCGTCCCGGCAAAACAGGCCTTCACTCAGCCTGGGCCTTCACTGGGTCCTTCTGTGCTGGTTTCATAGGGAGAAAATCCTAGGGAGTCTGATTTACCTTGTTGGGTGCTACTTGTAGAGTCCAGAGCACTAACCATGAAGCCCAGGAAGGGCCACTGGGAAATTCTCTGCAGGAAACCAGgacttaattatttattaaacagtgttattattaaaattacttaTTAAAACGGGAACTTAATTACTCTGCCTGGAATGAGACCATGCTTCACATGTTCAGCTCTTACAAACATTTCCCCCTCAGTTAGACAGCGAAGTAATGCAGCTgcgttttaataatattttacctTTCCGTTGTGCTCAGTTTTCCTTGCTgagggagaacctggcaggctgGGACTCCGTACCCCAGTGCACTCTGGCATGAGGACAGTTTGCTGCCAACATGCTAAAGTAAACAGCAGTGGGGCACATTGATGTATTAATGCACATTAATGAAGATCCACTGAACGTACTCTTCAGCAAGTGAATCTACAGCACTGCGGTGAGCAGGCAGGGCCTCCTGCTCCCAGCGCCACTCAACCTTGCAGAAGGTTAAATGAACAATGTCCTTAAACTGCCTCATTTGCTCTGCTTCAAACTTAGAGCCAGCGGGTACCTGTTGAAATCAGGGGGTAGCAGAATGTGCAAGGACAAATTGTAAACCCGGGAGGCAGCGCCGGGCAATTCCTGGACTGGACATTTCCTTGAGATGACTGGCCTACTGCTGTAGAGAGGAAACACCGCCCAGGGAAGGCCGGGCGTTCTCGGGAATATTCACAAGAAAATGTCTTATCTACGAGAAGAAAAAGTATTCATAGATTCTGGTAGTACCTCAGCCCCAAGTGGGAATGCAGAGATAAACTAATTATCATAGGCTTGCTGGGGGTGATTCATGCAGACTGTTGAACACAATGCCCTCCACAACTAGAAAACAGAAATGAGGGTTAAGGACAAATACTACCTAAAAATTATCCCCGAAGGACTGTAGAGATAGCTCGGAAGGGTGGGTTACATGTCTCATATGCataaggtggtgtgtgtgtgtgtgtgtgtgtgtgtgtgtgtgtgtgtgtgtgtgtgtgtgtgtgtgtgtgtgtgtatgtaaggcCCCTTGTATATGAGGacctagttttaaattttattttatttttaccatacctaatgatgctcaggacttactcctggcagggctcaggggggcgtatgtggtgccagggatggaactgggtcagccatgtgcaaggcaggcgtctccccgctgtactgttgctccagtccctgaaggcctaggttttttttttggggggggggttttggggtcacacccggcgacacacaggggttactcctggctcatgcactcaggaattactcctggcggtgctcgggggaccatatgggatgctgggaattgaacccaggtcggccacgtgcaagacaaacgccctccccactgtgctattctccaGGCCCTGAAGGCCTGGTTCTTGAGGCCCAGCATACTTCTCTGGCACTACATgacacccagcacccagctctGGGAGCCCCCAGGCACTGTGGCCAAGTGTCCCCTCATCACTGGGCCTCAGCTGTGAAATGTCAAGCCAACACAATTGGCTGAGTGTTGGCAGGAGCAGGCCCAGGCCCACATCCTGGTGCCAGCATGCCGATGCCACTGGCTAGACTTGCATTAGATAATGctaactgactttttttttttctttttggctttttgggtcacacctggcggagCTCGGCCAACTGACTTTTATTGGGCCAGGGGAGATTGCTCAGGAGCCA is part of the Sorex araneus isolate mSorAra2 chromosome 2, mSorAra2.pri, whole genome shotgun sequence genome and harbors:
- the GADD45G gene encoding growth arrest and DNA damage-inducible protein GADD45 gamma; translation: MTLEEIRGQDTVPESTARMQGAGKALQELLLSAQRQGCLTAGVYESAKVLNVDPDNVTFCVLAADEEDEGDIALQIHFTLIQAFCCENDIDIVRVGDVQRLAAIVGAGDEAGAPGDLHCILISNPNEDAWKDPALEKLSLFCEESRSVNDWVPSITLPE